One Camelina sativa cultivar DH55 chromosome 3, Cs, whole genome shotgun sequence genomic window carries:
- the LOC104777333 gene encoding uncharacterized protein At3g43530-like, which translates to MQPGRTRHRLKMAVLYCLGSIIVGHTKDSGENVAGIDEFVVRAVDDLNFSVPFPWGRLSFDNMLEEISHTMRHFKGVVKKEDALWPVPGFCIPLEFLLFEAVPILGNTYIDEIPEADESCPRMCRRKFKKGFPLKDLGDTLGTTTAIASVIPHIDEEIPLLNLIMESLRKMIPMMS; encoded by the exons ATGCAACCAGGTCGTACTCGTCATAGGTTGAAGATGGCGGTTCTCTACTGTTTAGGAAGCATCATTGTAGGCCATACAAAAGACTCGGGAGAAAATGTTGCGGGTATCGATGAGTTTGTTGTAAGAGCAGTGGATGATCTAAATTTTTCTGTGCCTTTTCCTTGGGGGAGATTATCATTCGATAACATGCTAGAAGAGATTTCCCATACAATGAGGCATTTTAAAGGGGTCGTGAAGAAAGAGGATGCGTTATGGCCTGTTCCAGGTTTCTGTATTCCATTGGAG tttttactatttgaggCAGTTCCAATTTTGGGGAACACTTACATTGACGAAATTCCTGAGGCGGATGAAAGTTGTCCTAGGATGTGCAGGAGGAAATTTAAGAAAGGTTTTCCTCTAAAGGATTTAGGTGATACACTTGGTACAACAACG GCAATAGCTAGTGTGATCCctcatattgatgaagaaattcctcTTCTCAATTTAATCATGGAATCACTGAGGAAGATGATACCCATGATGTCGTAG
- the LOC104777334 gene encoding transmembrane protein 120 homolog — MEVEEEVKRIVEQVKELHDSSTSFVSSSSQEELSLRKRASVVDSSIRRLHSTLVSDKHLDPKLFEKLEEDLQRARCMLADGDTSSFLPSKPQGRFVRMFLGPVNVKASRKDIQLKVKEEYNSYRDRTALLFLVFPAILLTLRSYVWDGCLPAFPVQLYQAWLLFLYAGLVMRENILRANGSDIRSWWLYHHYFAMAMALVSLTWEIKGQPNCVQKQKGVLLFLQWAMMQGVAMLLQNRYQRQRLYTRIALGKAKRMDVVWGETAGVDGQLLLLFPILFTLQGFEAYVGLQLLRTVFMGVVAEWQVLVCGILLVVMAIGNFINTVETLMVKSRFKAKMKRSKSKAELD; from the exons atggaggttgaagaagaagtgaaacgAATCGTCGAACAAGTTAAAGAGCTTCACGACTCTTCCACTtccttcgtctcttcttcttcccaagaAGAGCTCTCTCTCCGTAAAAGAGCCTCCGTCGTTGACTCATCAATCCGCCGTCTCCACTCAACCCTTGTCTCCGACAAGCATCTCGATCCCAAACTTTTCGAAAAG CTAGAGGAGGATCTGCAACGTGCTAGATGCATGCTTGCTGATGGAGACACTTCATCGTTTCTTCCCTCCAAACCTCAAG GACGCTTTGTAAGAATGTTTTTGGGACCTGTGAATGTTAAAGCTTCACGGAAAGATATACAGCTTAAAGTTAAAGAAGAATACAATAGCTACAGA GATAGGACagctcttctttttcttgttttccctGCAATTCTTTTGACATTAAGATCTTATGTGTGGGATGGATGTTTGCCTGCATTCCCTGTTCAGCTCtatcag GCTTGGCTTCTGTTCCTTTATGCTGGTTTGGTTATGCGAGAGAACATTTTGAGAGCTAATGGGAGTGATATCCGTTCATG GTGGCTTTATCATCATTATTTTGCCATGGCAATGGCCCTTGTCAGTCTCACTTGGGAAATCAAAGGTCAACCAAACTGTGTTCAGAAGCAG AAAGGAGTGCTTCTTTTCCTCCAATGGGCTATGATGCAAGGTGTTGCGATGCTTCTGCAAAATAGATATCAACGCCAAAGATTATACACTCGCATTGCGCTTGGAAAG GCTAAAAGGATGGACGTTGTATGGGGAGAAACAGCTGGAGTAGATGGGCAATTGTTGCTATTATTTCCTATTTTGTTCACTTTACAG GGCTTTGAAGCATATGTGGGACTGCAGTTGCTTAGGACAGTATTTATGGGGGTAGTCGCTGAATGGCAG GTATTGGTTTGTGGCATTCTTCTGGTTGTGATGGCCATTGGAAACTTCATAAATACAGTAGAGACATTAATGGTGAAGTCAAGGTTTAAGGCTAAGATGAAGAGAAGTAAAAGCAAAGCAGAACTCGACTAA
- the LOC104777335 gene encoding trihelix transcription factor GTL1-like isoform X1 produces the protein MEQVGGGGGGGGGNEVVEEASPISSRPPANLEELMRFSAAAADDGGGLGGGGGGGSASSSSGTRWPREETLALLRIRSDMDSTFRDATLKAPLWEHVSRKLLELGYKRSAKKCKEKFENVQKYYKRTKETRGGRHDGKAYKFFSQLEALNTTPPPPPPPSSSLDVTPLSVANPILMPTSSSSPFPVFSQPQPQTQPQPPQTHTVSFTPTPQPPPPMAPTFPGVTFSSHSSSTASGVGSDDDEEDDMDVDQANIAGSSSRKRKRRNRGGGKMMELFEGLVRQVMQKQAAMQRSFLEALEKREQERLDREEAWKRQQMSRLAREHEVMSQERAASASRDAAIISLIQKITGHTIQLPPSLSSSQTPQPPHQPPQPPPAAKRAQEPPLSTAQSQLQQPIMAIPQQQILPPPHLPHQPEQKQQQQQQQQQEMMVSSEQSSLPSSSRWPKAEILALINLRSGMEPRYQDNVPKGLLWEEISTSMKRMGYNRNAKRCKEKWENINKYYKKVKESNKKRPQDAKTCPYFHRLDLLYRNKVLGGGGGPSTSSGLPQEQKQSPVSAVKLPQEGVVNVQPHGSAASSEEVEPIEESPQGTEKPEDLVMRELMQQQQQQQQQQQQQGSMIGEYEKIEESHNYNNMEEEEEEMDEEELDEDEKSAAFEIAFQSPANRGGNGHTEPPFLTMVQ, from the exons ATGGAGCAAGtaggaggaggtggaggtggtggtggtggtaatgaAGTTGTGGAGGAAGCTTCACCGATTAGTTCAAGACCTCCTGCTAACTTAGAAGAGCTTATGAGATTCTCAGCCGCTGCGGCTGATGACGGTGGAGGAttaggtggtggtggaggaggaggaagtgcGTCTTCTTCATCGGGAACTCGATGGCCGAGAGAAGAAACACTTGCTCTTCTTCGGATCCGATCCGATATGGATTCTACTTTTCGTGATGCTACTCTCAAAGCTCCTCTTTGGGAACATGTTTccag GAAGCTATTGGAGTTAGGTTACAAACGAAGTGCAAAGAAATgtaaagagaaatttgaaaacgTTCAGAAATATTACAAACGCACTAAAGAGACTCGTGGTGGTCGTCATGATGGTAAAGCTTACAAGTTCTTCTCTCAGCTTGAAGCTCTCAAcactactcctcctcctcctcctcctccttcatctTCCCTCGACGTCACTCCTCTCTCCGTCGCTAATCCCATTCTCATgcctacttcttcttcttctccatttcccGTATTCTCtcaaccgcaaccgcaaacgcaaCCGCAACCGCCTCAAACGCATACTGTCTCTTTTACTCCTACTCCACAGCCTCCTCCTCCAATGGCTCCGACCTTTCCGGGAGTTACTTTTTCGTCTCATAGCTCATCCACGGCTTCAGGAGTGGggtctgatgatgatgaggaggacgATATGGACGTGGATCAAGCTAACATTGCCGGTTCAAGTAGCCGCAAACGCAAACGTAGGAATCGCGGAGGAGGTAAGATGATGGAACTATTCGAAGGTTTGGTTAGACAAGTGATGCAGAAGCAAGCGGCTATGCAAAGGAGTTTCTTGGAAGCGCTTgagaagagagaacaagaaCGTCTCGATCGTGAAGAAGCTTGGAAACGTCAACAGATGTCTCGGTTAGCTCGAGAGCATGAGGTCATGTCTCAAGAACGAGCCGCCTCTGCTTCTCGTGACGCCGCAATCATTTCATTGATTCAGAAAATTACTGGTCACACTATTCAATTACCTCCTTCCTTATCATCATCTCAAACGCCTCAACCGCCCCATCAACCGCCTCAACCGCCCCCAGCCGCTAAACGTGCTCAAGAACCACCATTATCAACAGCTCAGTCTCAATTACAACAACCAATAATGGCGATTCCGCAACAACAgattcttcctcctcctcatcttcctcatcaaccagaacagaaacaacaacaacaacaacaacaacaacaagagatgATGGTGAGCTCGGAACAATCATCATTACCTTCATCATCAAGATGGCCAAAGGCGGAGATACTAGCGCTTATAAACTTGAGAAGTGGAATGGAACCAAGGTATCAAGATAATGTCCCTAAAGGACTTCTATGGGAAGAGATCTCTACTTCAATGAAGAGAATGGGATACAACAGAAACGCAAAGAGATGTAAAGAGAAATGGGAAAACATAAACAAGTACTACAAGAAAGTTAAAGAAAGCAACAAGAAACGTCCTCAAGATGCTAAGACGTGTCCTTACTTTCACCGTCTCGATCTTCTTTACCGCAACAAGGTACTCGGTGGTGGAGGCGGTCCAAGCACTTCTTCTGGTTTACCTCAGGAACAAAAGCAGAGTCCGGTCTCTGCGGTGAAACTGCCTCAAGAAGGAGTTGTTAACGTTCAACCTCATGGGTCAGCTGCTTCAAGTGAGGAGGTGGAGCCTATAGAGGAAAGTCCACAAGGAACAGAAAAG CCAGAAGACCTTGTGATGAGAGAGCtgatgcaacaacaacaacaacaacaacaacagcagcagcaacaagggTCAATGATAGGTGAGTATGAAAAGATTGAAGAGTCTCACAATTATAACAacatggaggaagaagaagaggagatggatgaagaagaactAGACGAGGATGAGAAGTCCGCGGCTTTCGAAATTGCGTTTCAGAGCCCTGCAAACAGAGGAGGCAATGGCCACACCGAGCCACCTTTCTTGACAATggttcagtaa
- the LOC104777335 gene encoding trihelix transcription factor GTL1-like isoform X2 — protein MEQVGGGGGGGGGNEVVEEASPISSRPPANLEELMRFSAAAADDGGGLGGGGGGGSASSSSGTRWPREETLALLRIRSDMDSTFRDATLKAPLWEHVSRKLLELGYKRSAKKCKEKFENVQKYYKRTKETRGGRHDGKAYKFFSQLEALNTTPPPPPPPSSSLDVTPLSVANPILMPTSSSSPFPVFSQPQPQTQPQPPQTHTVSFTPTPQPPPPMAPTFPGVTFSSHSSSTASGVGSDDDEEDDMDVDQANIAGSSSRKRKRRNRGGGKMMELFEGLVRQVMQKQAAMQRSFLEALEKREQERLDREEAWKRQQMSRLAREHEVMSQERAASASRDAAIISLIQKITGHTIQLPPSLSSSQTPQPPHQPPQPPPAAKRAQEPPLSTAQSQLQQPIMAIPQQQILPPPHLPHQPEQKQQQQQQQQQEMMVSSEQSSLPSSSRWPKAEILALINLRSGMEPRYQDNVPKGLLWEEISTSMKRMGYNRNAKRCKEKWENINKYYKKVKESNKKRPQDAKTCPYFHRLDLLYRNKVLGGGGGPSTSSGLPQEQKQSPVSAVKLPQEGVVNVQPHGSAASSEEVEPIEESPQGTEKKTL, from the exons ATGGAGCAAGtaggaggaggtggaggtggtggtggtggtaatgaAGTTGTGGAGGAAGCTTCACCGATTAGTTCAAGACCTCCTGCTAACTTAGAAGAGCTTATGAGATTCTCAGCCGCTGCGGCTGATGACGGTGGAGGAttaggtggtggtggaggaggaggaagtgcGTCTTCTTCATCGGGAACTCGATGGCCGAGAGAAGAAACACTTGCTCTTCTTCGGATCCGATCCGATATGGATTCTACTTTTCGTGATGCTACTCTCAAAGCTCCTCTTTGGGAACATGTTTccag GAAGCTATTGGAGTTAGGTTACAAACGAAGTGCAAAGAAATgtaaagagaaatttgaaaacgTTCAGAAATATTACAAACGCACTAAAGAGACTCGTGGTGGTCGTCATGATGGTAAAGCTTACAAGTTCTTCTCTCAGCTTGAAGCTCTCAAcactactcctcctcctcctcctcctccttcatctTCCCTCGACGTCACTCCTCTCTCCGTCGCTAATCCCATTCTCATgcctacttcttcttcttctccatttcccGTATTCTCtcaaccgcaaccgcaaacgcaaCCGCAACCGCCTCAAACGCATACTGTCTCTTTTACTCCTACTCCACAGCCTCCTCCTCCAATGGCTCCGACCTTTCCGGGAGTTACTTTTTCGTCTCATAGCTCATCCACGGCTTCAGGAGTGGggtctgatgatgatgaggaggacgATATGGACGTGGATCAAGCTAACATTGCCGGTTCAAGTAGCCGCAAACGCAAACGTAGGAATCGCGGAGGAGGTAAGATGATGGAACTATTCGAAGGTTTGGTTAGACAAGTGATGCAGAAGCAAGCGGCTATGCAAAGGAGTTTCTTGGAAGCGCTTgagaagagagaacaagaaCGTCTCGATCGTGAAGAAGCTTGGAAACGTCAACAGATGTCTCGGTTAGCTCGAGAGCATGAGGTCATGTCTCAAGAACGAGCCGCCTCTGCTTCTCGTGACGCCGCAATCATTTCATTGATTCAGAAAATTACTGGTCACACTATTCAATTACCTCCTTCCTTATCATCATCTCAAACGCCTCAACCGCCCCATCAACCGCCTCAACCGCCCCCAGCCGCTAAACGTGCTCAAGAACCACCATTATCAACAGCTCAGTCTCAATTACAACAACCAATAATGGCGATTCCGCAACAACAgattcttcctcctcctcatcttcctcatcaaccagaacagaaacaacaacaacaacaacaacaacaacaagagatgATGGTGAGCTCGGAACAATCATCATTACCTTCATCATCAAGATGGCCAAAGGCGGAGATACTAGCGCTTATAAACTTGAGAAGTGGAATGGAACCAAGGTATCAAGATAATGTCCCTAAAGGACTTCTATGGGAAGAGATCTCTACTTCAATGAAGAGAATGGGATACAACAGAAACGCAAAGAGATGTAAAGAGAAATGGGAAAACATAAACAAGTACTACAAGAAAGTTAAAGAAAGCAACAAGAAACGTCCTCAAGATGCTAAGACGTGTCCTTACTTTCACCGTCTCGATCTTCTTTACCGCAACAAGGTACTCGGTGGTGGAGGCGGTCCAAGCACTTCTTCTGGTTTACCTCAGGAACAAAAGCAGAGTCCGGTCTCTGCGGTGAAACTGCCTCAAGAAGGAGTTGTTAACGTTCAACCTCATGGGTCAGCTGCTTCAAGTGAGGAGGTGGAGCCTATAGAGGAAAGTCCACAAGGAACAGAAAAG AAGACCTTGTGA
- the LOC104777336 gene encoding uncharacterized protein LOC104777336: MRLIVTVMCSFIPYLYSSSPPHRPCSSPISRSRNRRCRLTRFATALLATSALLLASVAWLSLVFSPITSRCWHLLRDWEDNHLWNKRYHHTPIKVHPPPQPSLPALPLSDHEFRNRTLSEVDRLDRLSLQHLMFGIAGSSQLWERRKELVRLWWKPSQMRGHVWLEEQVSPVEGDDSLPPIIVSEDSSRFRYTNPTGHPSGLRISRIAMETFRLALPDVRWFVLGDDDTIFNVHNLLAVLSKYDPSEMVYIGNPSESHSANSYFSHNMAFGGGGIAISYPLAEALSRIHDDCLDRYPKLYGSDDRLHACITELGVPLSREPGFHQWDIKGDAHGLLSSHPIAPFVSIHHVEAVNPLYPGLSTLDSLKLLTRAMSLDPSSVLQRSICYDHTLKLTFSISLGYVVQVFPSIVLPRDLERAELSFSAWNGISQPGEFDLDIKLPISSLCKKPIRFFLKVGRKGNATLGTYLRSSIKDDLKWKLLCFPRSLPLHKVEKIQVHGFPLSKNWHLAPRRLCCRATPTSTNEPLRLTVGQCGKVILGSTISSQ, encoded by the exons ATGCGTTTAATCGTCACCGTCATGTGTTCATTCATCCCTTacctttattcttcttctcctcctcacCGTCCTTGCTCTTCTCCAATCTCTCGCTCTCGAAATCGTCGTTGTCGTCTCACTCGTTTCGCCACCGCATTACTCGCTACCTCCGCTCTTCTTCTCGCCTCCGTCGCTTGgctctctctcgtcttctctCCGATCACTTCTCGTTGCTGGCATCTCCTTAGAGATTGGGAAGACAATCATCTCTGGAACAAACGGTATCATCATACTCCGATTAAggttcatcctcctcctcagccGTCTCTCCCAGCTCTTCCTTTATCTGATCATGAATTTAGAAATCGTACTCTCTCGGAGGTTGATAGACTTGATCGGTTGTCTCTGCAACActtgatgtttgggattgctgGATCTTCACAGCTTTGGGAACGTCGTAAGGAACTTGTGAGGTTATGGTGGAAACCTTCTCAGATGCGTGGTCACGTCTGGCTTGAAGAGCAAGTTTCTCCTGTAGAAGGTGATGATTCACTTCCTCCTATTATTGTCTCTGAGGACAGTTCTCGTTTTCGTTACACTAATCCCACTGGTCACCCTTCTGGACTTCGCATTTCACGCATTGCGATGGAGACTTTTCGACTTGCTCTCCCTGATGTTCGGTGGTTTGTTCTTGGAGATGACGACACTATCTTTAATGTTCACAATCTTCTTGCCGTGTTAAGCAAGTACGATCCTTCAGAGATGGTTTATATTGGAAACCCTTCCGAGAGTCACTCTGCTAACTCTTACTTCAGTCATAATATGGCCTTTGGAGGCGGTGGCATTGCCATTAGCTACCCTTTAGCGGAAGCTCTATCTCGCATTCACGATGATTGCCTCGATAGATACCCTAAGCTATATGGCAGTGATGATCGTCTCCACGCCTGCATCACCGAACTTGGAGTTCCTTTGTCCAGAGAGCCTGGCTTTCACCAG TGGGATATTAAGGGAGATGCTCATGGTCTCTTGTCCTCTCATCCCATTGCACCTTTTGTTTCAATTCATCACGTTGAAGCTGTTAATCCTCTCTATCCGGGGTTATCAACATTAGATAGTTTGAAACTCTTGACAAGAGCTATGAGTCTGGATCCCAGTAGTGTTTTGCAGCGATCCATCTGCTACGATCATACACTCAAACTGACATTTTCGATATCTCTTGGTTATGTTGTACAAGTTTTCCCGAGTATCGTCCTACCACGAGATCTCGAGCGAGCTGAACTTTCCTTCTCTGCCTGGAATGGCATAAGTCAGCCAGGTGAGTTTGATCTTGACATAAAGCTTCCAATTTCATCTCTCTGTAAGAAGCCTATCCGCTTCTTTTTGAAAGTTGGACGAAAAGGCAATGCTACACTCGGAACGTACTTGAGATCCTCGATAAAGGATGATCTGAAGTGGaagcttctttgttttccacGCTCTCTTCCTCTGCACAAAGTGGAAAAGATTCAGGTCCACGGATTTCCTCTGAGTAAAAATTGGCACTTG GCACCACGACGGTTGTGTTGCAGAGCAACCCCAACTTCTACTAATGAGCCGCTCAGATTAACAGTTGGGCAGTGTGGGAAGGTAATTTTGGGTTCCACGATCAGTTCCCAGTGA
- the LOC104777337 gene encoding probable receptor-like protein kinase At1g33260: MSCFLSCVRFDITATTTITDNNKPTVQESGSVSGVTCYTWDDVESLTSNFSRLIGSGGYSSIYLARLSGSINAALKVHVSSHRLYQVFRSELEILLRLQHPHIVKLLGYFDDSEETGALLLEYLPQGNLQEKLNRNSKQVLPWRNRTAIAFQVAQAIEHIHEKCSPQIVHGDIKSSNILLDKHFNSKLCDFGSAKVGFSSMVQPSKTMSTMSPRSKQVMMIGSPGYTDPHYLRTGIASKKMDMYGFGVVVLELVSGKEAVSSERGEMLVHTAAPLIHEILDSNGYIEEEKMRQFLDPRLLSRDASLDLEEVKTMLSVAAFCLRSAPSLRPSASQVVQTLVKKIPSLSFLGCGKDE; this comes from the exons ATGTCTTGTTTCTTAAGTTGTGTCCGTTTCGATATCACAGCCACAACCACAATCACCGACAACAACAAACCCACGGTTCAGGAATCTGGTTCTGTCTCCGGTGTGACTTGTTACACATGGGACGACGTTGAGTCTCTCACTTCCAATTTCTCTAGACTTATTGGTTCAGGTGGCTACAGTAGTATCTACTTGGCTCGTTTGTCTGGCTCTATCAACGCTGCTCTCAAGGTTCATGTTAGTAGTCATCGTCTTTACCAAGTGTTTAGGTCTGAGCTTGAGATTTTGCTTCGTCTTCAACATCCTCACATTGTTAAGCTTCTTGGTTACTTTGACGATTCAG AGGAAACTGGTGCACTTTTACTAGAGTACCTTCCTCAAGGTAACCTCCAAGAGAAGCTTAATCGCAACAGCAAACAAGTGTTACCTTGGAGAAACCGTACCGCTATAGCGTTTCAGGTTGCGCAAGCAATTGAACATATTCATGAGAAATGTAGCCCTCAGATTGTGCACGGAGACATCAAATCCTCCAATATCCTTCTTGACAAACATTTCAACTCCAAGCTATGCGATTTCGGTTCAGCAAAGGTCGGGTTCTCATCGATGGTTCAGCCTTCTAAGACGATGTCAACGATGTCACCACGTTCCAAACAAGTGATGATGATTGGTTCTCCAGGTTACACAGATCCTCACTACTTAAGAACCGGGATTGCTTCGAAGAAGATGGATATGTATGGGTTTGGAGTTGTGGTTCTCGAGTTGGTTTCAGGGAAAGAAGCGGTTAGCTCTGAGAGAGGTGAGATGCTGGTGCACACAGCAGCTCCATTGATCCATGAGATTCTTGATTCGAATGGATAtatcgaagaagagaagatgagacaGTTCTTGGATCCGAGGTTGTTGTCAAGGGACGCTAGTCTTGATTTAGAAGAGGTTAAGACAATGCTAAGTGTGGCTGCTTTTTGTCTTCGTAGCGCTCCATCGTTGAGACCATCGGCTTCTCAAGTAGTCCAAACTCTTGTCAAGAAGATCCCGTCTTTGTCTTTCCTCGGTTGTGGAAAAGATgagtga